A genome region from Nitrospira sp. includes the following:
- the ubiA gene encoding 4-hydroxybenzoate octaprenyltransferase — protein sequence MNVVRLSTDPSTPAWSWSAVADLIRLRNQSGTWLLLLPSLWSLVLSNQGRPPIWLLAIFTLGAWVMRSLGVVFNDLADRHFDKHVTRTSHRPLASGRLVPRQALLVALALGLLAAALVAPLNTLTIFLSPIALFLAAIYPFSKRWIQLPQGVLGIAFGWGTIMAWAASRGTVEPPAWWLFLATICWAIAYDTIYALQDREDDRRIGVKSSAILFGEAVPAAVGLFLLGMVLCLVAAGHLSGLRMGYYAILTILTGVFIWQVRRLRAPLTPQEAFIMFQQHVYAGVAILVGIWIGLDAPTP from the coding sequence GTGAACGTCGTGAGGCTTTCAACCGACCCATCCACGCCCGCCTGGTCGTGGAGCGCCGTCGCAGATCTGATTCGGCTGCGCAATCAATCCGGCACCTGGCTCTTGCTGTTACCCAGCCTCTGGTCGCTTGTTCTCTCCAACCAAGGTCGTCCACCGATCTGGCTACTGGCGATCTTTACCCTCGGCGCGTGGGTCATGCGGAGTTTGGGCGTGGTCTTCAATGATCTGGCCGACCGTCACTTCGATAAACACGTCACTCGCACCAGTCATCGCCCACTCGCCTCCGGCAGACTCGTGCCCCGGCAAGCGCTGCTCGTGGCCTTGGCTCTGGGGCTCCTTGCAGCCGCGCTGGTCGCACCTCTGAATACCTTGACGATCTTCCTAAGCCCGATTGCGCTCTTCCTGGCAGCGATTTATCCGTTTAGCAAACGATGGATTCAACTGCCGCAAGGGGTGCTCGGCATCGCGTTCGGTTGGGGAACAATTATGGCGTGGGCCGCTTCGCGCGGGACGGTCGAGCCTCCGGCTTGGTGGCTCTTTCTTGCCACAATTTGCTGGGCAATTGCCTACGACACGATCTATGCACTGCAGGACCGCGAAGATGATCGCCGCATCGGAGTGAAGTCATCGGCGATCCTTTTTGGGGAAGCCGTCCCGGCCGCCGTCGGGCTGTTTCTGTTGGGGATGGTGCTCTGCCTGGTCGCAGCCGGTCACTTGTCCGGCCTGCGGATGGGATATTACGCGATCTTAACCATACTGACGGGCGTTTTTATCTGGCAGGTACGCCGCTTGCGGGCCCCCTTAACACCACAAGAGGCCTTCATCATGTTTCAACAACATGTCTACGCGGGCGTGGCCATTTTAGTCGGCATCTGGATCGGCCTCGACGCCCCTACGCCCTAA